The Agromyces hippuratus genome has a window encoding:
- a CDS encoding MFS transporter, which produces MNESSSQQVSQQSSQREGGELRGQFGQVLLATFASTIGFWAWMVIAPLQKTYATELGLDEGQISLMLAMPVLVGALGRVVVGALTDRFGGRKMFTFVLLASVPAVLLVALAGELGSFPLLLVAGFYLGVAGTIFAVGVPFSSAWYEAKRRGFATGVFGMGMIGTAVSAFFTPRLAESFGYLPTHLLIAAIMTATAILVWVFLRDSPLWEPSRQPLVPKVMGALRLRITWEMSFLYAIVFGGFVAFATFLPKYLTTIYPDDVDPIGAGTRTALFAVAAVVARPIGGALSDRVGPKVISLISLAGIVSLAYIVGQQPPEGVLTGAVFIGMAAAMGLGMGAVFAWVGPSTPKDKVGAVTGVVAAAGGLGGYFPPLVMGATYQAETNSYALGLWLLVLVGAVALVVAGMLRDARPGA; this is translated from the coding sequence ATGAACGAATCGTCGTCGCAACAGGTGTCGCAGCAGTCGTCGCAACGGGAGGGCGGCGAACTGCGGGGGCAGTTCGGTCAGGTGCTGCTGGCGACCTTCGCCTCGACGATCGGATTCTGGGCGTGGATGGTGATCGCGCCGCTGCAGAAGACCTATGCGACCGAACTCGGACTCGACGAAGGCCAGATCTCGCTCATGCTCGCCATGCCGGTGCTCGTCGGCGCGCTCGGCCGGGTCGTCGTCGGCGCCCTCACCGATCGGTTCGGCGGGCGAAAGATGTTCACCTTCGTGCTGCTCGCCTCGGTGCCCGCGGTCCTGCTGGTCGCGCTCGCCGGAGAGCTGGGGAGCTTCCCGCTCCTGCTCGTCGCCGGCTTCTACCTCGGCGTCGCCGGCACGATCTTCGCCGTCGGCGTGCCGTTCTCGAGCGCCTGGTACGAGGCGAAGCGTCGGGGATTCGCGACGGGCGTGTTCGGCATGGGCATGATCGGCACCGCGGTCTCCGCGTTCTTCACGCCGCGACTGGCCGAGAGCTTCGGGTACCTGCCGACCCACCTGCTGATCGCGGCGATCATGACGGCGACCGCGATCCTGGTGTGGGTGTTCCTGCGCGACTCGCCCCTCTGGGAGCCGAGCCGTCAGCCGCTCGTGCCGAAGGTGATGGGTGCGCTGCGGCTCCGCATCACGTGGGAGATGTCGTTCCTCTACGCGATCGTCTTCGGCGGCTTCGTCGCATTCGCGACCTTCCTGCCGAAGTACCTCACCACGATCTACCCCGACGACGTCGATCCGATCGGCGCCGGCACCCGCACGGCGCTGTTCGCCGTTGCTGCGGTGGTCGCCCGCCCGATCGGCGGGGCGCTCTCCGACCGGGTCGGCCCGAAGGTCATCTCGCTCATCTCGCTCGCGGGCATCGTCTCACTGGCGTACATCGTCGGGCAGCAACCGCCCGAGGGGGTGCTCACCGGCGCCGTCTTCATCGGAATGGCCGCCGCGATGGGGCTCGGCATGGGTGCGGTGTTCGCCTGGGTGGGGCCGTCGACTCCGAAGGACAAGGTCGGGGCGGTGACCGGCGTCGTCGCGGCCGCCGGCGGTCTCGGCGGTTACTTCCCGCCACTCGTGATGGGCGCCACCTACCAGGCGGAGACGAACTCCTACGCGCTTGGGCTCTGGCTGCTCGTGCTCGTCGGTGCGGTCGCGCTCGTCGTCGCCGGCATGCTCCGCGACGCACGACCCGGCGCCTGA
- a CDS encoding nitrate reductase subunit alpha, translating to MSRPPGPAAQPATDGPLADALVKFGRFLRPGEVSPDLRTVTLDGGRQGDVFYRDRWAHDKVVRSTHGVNCTGSCSWKVYVKDGIITWETQETDYPSVGPDSPEYEPRGCPRGAAFSWYTYSPTRVRYPYVRGVLLGLYREAKERVGGDPVLAWESLMADPEASRAYKRARGKGGLVRASWDEVLEIVAAAHVHTIKAHGPDRVAGFSPIPAMSMVSHGAGARFINLIGGTMQSFYDWYADLPVASPQVFGDQTDVPESADWWNSTYLMMWGSNVPVTRTPDAHFMTEARYRGQKVVTVSPDYADNTKFADEWLAPHPGTDGALALAMGHVILREFLVERRTERFEQYLKSYADAPYLVSLEPRGDGFVPGKFVTASDLGGAAAAVDNPQFKTVLMAGDGTPVVPNGSLGHRFGASDQGKWNLDLEGVDPKLSIMDGSGWTGATAAVDLPRFDVAPEPGAEQEGGAGIVRRGVPVAHVAGRTVTTVFDLLLAQYGVGREGLPGTWPSGYDDASTPGTPAWQEEITGVPAEKAERIGREFADNADRSGGRSMILMGAGTNHWFHSDTIYRTFLALTTMTGCQGVNGGGWAHYVGQEKVRPVTGYTQYGTASDWSRPGRAMIGTAFWYLATDQWRYDGLPADQLASPLAAGLFAGRTTADCLVESAKRGWMPSYPTFDRNPLDLVDDARAAGKEPGQYVVDSLDDGSLRYACEDPDAPENFPRVLNVWRANILGSSGKGNEYFLKHLLGTDSSVRAAEAPEGRRPKTIDWRDEAPEGKLDLLVTTDFRMTSTTLFSDVVLPAATWYEKHDLSSTDMHPFVHSFNPAIAPPWQTKTDFEIFHLIARRLSEYAGTHLGTREDLVAAPLMHDTPDAMATPHGTVEHDLPLVPGVTMPKLIVVERDYTAIADKMATLGPLAVKAGMVTKGIVFDPTPEVAELGRLNGVAQTGAGAGQPLLDTDVKACEAILALSGTTNGRLSVQGFRQLEQKTGQKIAQLALDHEGGRIRFADVQARPVSVITSPEWSGSEHGGRRYTAFAINVEHLKPWHTLTGRQHFFLDHDWMAELGENLPIYRPPLDLARLFGDSPTVGSTTPSGDPAASGHAEVAVRYLTPHSKWSIHSEYQDNLFMLSLSRGGPTIWMSPQDAAKIGVRDNEWIESYNRNGVVVARAIVSHRMPEGTVYMYHAKDRTVDVPRTETSGRRGGIHNSLTRVLLKPSHLIGGYAQLSFAFNYLGPTGNQRDEVTVIRRRSQEVEY from the coding sequence ATGAGCCGACCGCCCGGCCCTGCCGCCCAGCCCGCCACCGACGGCCCATTGGCCGACGCCCTCGTGAAGTTCGGCCGGTTCCTCCGGCCCGGAGAGGTCTCTCCGGACCTCCGCACGGTCACCCTCGACGGAGGCCGCCAGGGCGACGTCTTCTACCGCGATCGCTGGGCGCACGACAAGGTCGTGCGCTCGACCCACGGCGTGAACTGCACGGGCTCGTGCTCGTGGAAGGTGTACGTGAAGGACGGCATCATCACGTGGGAGACCCAGGAGACCGACTACCCGTCGGTCGGCCCCGACTCCCCGGAGTACGAGCCGCGCGGCTGCCCCAGGGGCGCCGCCTTCAGCTGGTACACGTACTCCCCCACCCGCGTGCGCTACCCCTACGTGCGCGGGGTGCTGCTCGGTCTCTACCGTGAGGCGAAGGAGCGGGTCGGCGGCGACCCCGTGCTCGCCTGGGAATCGCTCATGGCCGACCCCGAGGCATCCCGTGCCTACAAGCGGGCTCGCGGCAAGGGCGGACTCGTGCGCGCCTCGTGGGACGAAGTGCTCGAGATCGTCGCGGCGGCGCACGTGCACACGATCAAGGCGCACGGCCCCGACCGGGTGGCCGGCTTCTCCCCGATCCCGGCGATGTCGATGGTCTCGCACGGCGCCGGGGCCCGGTTCATCAACCTCATCGGCGGCACGATGCAGTCGTTCTACGACTGGTACGCCGACCTGCCGGTGGCGAGCCCGCAGGTCTTCGGCGACCAGACCGACGTGCCGGAGTCGGCCGATTGGTGGAACTCCACCTACCTCATGATGTGGGGCTCGAACGTGCCGGTCACCCGCACGCCCGACGCCCACTTCATGACCGAGGCGCGCTACCGCGGCCAGAAGGTCGTGACGGTCTCGCCCGACTACGCCGACAACACGAAGTTCGCCGACGAGTGGCTCGCCCCGCACCCCGGCACCGACGGTGCGCTCGCGCTCGCGATGGGTCACGTGATCCTCCGCGAGTTCCTCGTCGAGCGGCGCACCGAGCGCTTCGAGCAGTACCTGAAGAGCTACGCGGATGCCCCGTACCTCGTGTCCCTCGAACCACGCGGCGACGGCTTCGTGCCGGGCAAGTTCGTCACGGCCTCGGACCTCGGGGGCGCTGCCGCCGCCGTCGACAACCCGCAGTTCAAGACGGTGCTGATGGCCGGCGACGGCACCCCGGTCGTGCCCAACGGCTCGCTCGGGCATCGCTTCGGGGCATCCGACCAGGGCAAGTGGAACCTCGACCTCGAGGGAGTCGACCCGAAGCTCTCGATCATGGACGGCAGCGGGTGGACGGGCGCGACGGCGGCGGTCGACCTGCCGCGCTTCGACGTCGCGCCCGAGCCGGGCGCGGAGCAGGAGGGCGGTGCCGGCATCGTGCGCCGCGGCGTGCCCGTGGCGCACGTCGCCGGGCGCACCGTGACGACCGTGTTCGACCTGTTGCTCGCCCAGTACGGCGTCGGCCGCGAGGGGCTGCCCGGCACGTGGCCGAGCGGCTACGACGACGCCTCGACGCCCGGCACCCCGGCGTGGCAGGAGGAGATCACGGGAGTGCCTGCCGAGAAGGCCGAACGCATCGGGCGGGAGTTCGCCGACAACGCCGACCGCTCGGGCGGCCGCTCGATGATCCTCATGGGCGCCGGCACCAACCACTGGTTCCACTCCGACACGATCTACCGCACCTTTCTCGCGCTGACCACCATGACCGGCTGCCAGGGCGTGAACGGCGGTGGCTGGGCGCACTACGTGGGTCAGGAGAAGGTGCGACCCGTCACGGGGTACACGCAGTACGGCACCGCATCGGACTGGTCGCGCCCCGGCCGTGCCATGATCGGCACCGCGTTCTGGTACCTCGCCACCGACCAGTGGCGCTACGACGGGTTGCCGGCCGATCAGCTCGCCTCCCCGCTCGCCGCGGGCCTGTTCGCGGGCCGCACCACCGCGGACTGCCTCGTCGAGTCGGCCAAGCGCGGCTGGATGCCGAGCTACCCGACCTTCGATCGCAACCCGCTCGACCTCGTCGACGACGCCCGCGCCGCGGGGAAGGAGCCCGGCCAGTACGTCGTCGACAGCCTGGACGACGGCTCGCTGCGCTACGCCTGCGAAGACCCCGATGCGCCCGAGAACTTCCCGCGGGTGCTGAACGTGTGGCGGGCGAACATCCTCGGCTCCTCGGGCAAGGGCAACGAGTACTTCCTGAAGCACCTGCTCGGCACCGATTCCTCGGTGCGCGCCGCCGAGGCCCCTGAAGGTCGCAGGCCGAAGACGATCGACTGGCGCGATGAGGCGCCCGAGGGCAAGCTCGACCTGCTCGTGACGACCGACTTCAGGATGACGTCGACCACGCTCTTCTCCGACGTCGTGCTGCCGGCCGCGACCTGGTACGAGAAGCACGACCTCTCGTCGACCGACATGCACCCGTTCGTGCACTCGTTCAACCCGGCGATCGCCCCGCCGTGGCAGACGAAGACCGACTTCGAGATCTTCCACCTCATCGCCCGCCGCCTCTCCGAGTACGCCGGGACCCACCTCGGCACGCGTGAAGACCTCGTCGCCGCGCCGCTCATGCACGACACCCCCGACGCGATGGCGACCCCGCACGGCACGGTCGAGCACGACCTGCCGCTCGTGCCGGGCGTGACGATGCCGAAGCTCATCGTCGTCGAGCGCGACTACACCGCGATCGCCGACAAGATGGCGACCCTCGGCCCGCTCGCCGTGAAGGCCGGCATGGTGACGAAGGGCATCGTGTTCGATCCGACACCTGAGGTCGCCGAACTCGGGCGCTTGAACGGCGTCGCCCAGACCGGCGCCGGCGCCGGTCAGCCGCTGCTCGACACCGACGTGAAGGCCTGCGAGGCGATCCTCGCGCTCTCGGGCACCACCAACGGACGCCTCTCGGTGCAGGGATTCCGCCAGCTCGAGCAGAAGACCGGCCAGAAGATCGCCCAACTGGCCCTCGACCACGAGGGCGGGCGCATCCGCTTCGCCGATGTGCAGGCTCGGCCGGTCTCGGTCATCACGAGCCCCGAATGGTCGGGCTCCGAGCACGGCGGGCGCCGCTACACCGCCTTCGCGATCAACGTCGAGCACCTGAAGCCGTGGCACACCCTCACCGGTCGCCAGCACTTCTTCCTCGACCACGACTGGATGGCCGAGCTCGGCGAGAACCTGCCGATCTACCGGCCGCCGCTCGACCTCGCGAGGCTCTTCGGCGACTCGCCGACCGTCGGGTCGACGACGCCGAGCGGCGACCCGGCGGCATCCGGTCATGCCGAAGTCGCCGTGCGCTACCTCACCCCGCACTCGAAGTGGTCGATCCACTCGGAGTACCAGGACAACCTCTTCATGCTCTCGCTCTCGCGAGGCGGCCCCACGATCTGGATGAGCCCCCAGGACGCCGCGAAGATCGGCGTGCGCGACAACGAGTGGATCGAGTCGTACAACCGCAACGGCGTCGTCGTCGCACGGGCGATCGTCTCGCACCGCATGCCGGAGGGCACGGTGTACATGTACCACGCGAAGGACCGCACGGTCGATGTGCCGCGCACCGAGACGAGCGGTCGGCGCGGCGGCATCCACAATTCGCTCACCCGCGTGCTCTTGAAGCCGAGCCACCTCATCGGCGGCTACGCGCAGCTCTCGTTCGCCTTCAACTACCTGGGGCCGACCGGCAACCAGAGAGACGAGGTCACCGTGATCCGCCGCCGCAGCCAGGAGGTCGAGTACTGA
- the narH gene encoding nitrate reductase subunit beta: MKVMAQMSMVMNLDKCIGCHTCSVTCKQAWTNRSGVEYVWFNNVETRPGVGYPRGYEDQEKWGGGWVRTKRGRLKLRSGGRLKKLATIFSNPKLPEIHDYYEPWTYDYDMLLNAPAGEQTPVARPKSLLTGEDMKISWSANWDDNLGGSGETMAQDPILQHMSEHVAAEFSDTFMFYLPRICEHCLNPSCVASCPSGAMYKREEDGIVLVDQDQCRGWRMCVSGCPYKKVYFNHKTGKAEKCTLCYPRLEVGLPTVCSETCVGRLRYLGLVLYDADRVAAAASVENEHELLDAQRDVFLDPHDPAVIEAARAEGIPEDWIDAAQRSPIRRLISEYRVALPLHPEYRTMPMVWYIPPLSPVVDVISSSGNDGEDAKTLFAAISKLRIPLEYLAGLFTAGDTRPVEASLRKLAAMRSYMRGINLGEGKDERIADAVGMTGETLEEMYRLLAIAKYEERYVIPAAHTEQARELDELACSLDYDGGPGMGGAGPFGSSSGQQVPVAVENFHALKNRQTADRPSTPGRVNLLNWDGNGTPGGLFPPKGEKK; this comes from the coding sequence ATGAAGGTAATGGCTCAGATGTCGATGGTCATGAACCTCGACAAGTGCATCGGATGCCACACGTGCTCGGTCACGTGCAAGCAGGCGTGGACGAACCGGTCGGGCGTCGAGTACGTCTGGTTCAACAACGTCGAGACGCGCCCCGGCGTCGGCTACCCGCGCGGCTACGAAGACCAGGAGAAGTGGGGCGGCGGCTGGGTGCGCACGAAGCGCGGGCGGCTGAAGCTCAGGAGCGGCGGGCGGCTGAAGAAGCTCGCGACGATCTTCTCGAACCCGAAGCTGCCCGAGATCCACGACTACTACGAGCCGTGGACCTACGACTACGACATGCTGCTGAACGCCCCCGCCGGCGAGCAGACGCCGGTGGCGAGGCCGAAGAGCCTGCTCACGGGTGAGGACATGAAGATCTCGTGGTCGGCGAACTGGGACGACAACCTCGGCGGGTCGGGCGAGACCATGGCGCAGGATCCGATCCTGCAGCACATGTCGGAGCACGTCGCCGCGGAGTTCTCGGACACCTTCATGTTCTACCTCCCCCGCATCTGCGAGCACTGCCTGAATCCCTCGTGCGTGGCCTCCTGCCCCTCGGGCGCGATGTACAAGCGCGAGGAGGACGGCATCGTGCTCGTCGACCAGGACCAGTGCCGCGGATGGCGCATGTGCGTCTCCGGCTGCCCCTACAAGAAGGTGTACTTCAACCACAAGACCGGCAAGGCCGAGAAGTGCACCCTCTGCTATCCGCGCCTCGAGGTCGGCCTGCCGACCGTGTGCTCCGAGACCTGCGTCGGGCGGCTGCGCTACCTCGGCCTCGTGCTCTACGACGCCGACCGGGTGGCCGCCGCCGCGAGCGTCGAGAACGAGCACGAACTGCTCGACGCCCAGCGCGACGTGTTCCTCGACCCCCACGATCCGGCCGTGATCGAGGCGGCTCGCGCCGAGGGCATTCCGGAGGACTGGATCGACGCGGCCCAGCGCAGCCCCATCCGGCGTCTCATCAGCGAGTACCGGGTGGCGCTGCCGCTGCATCCCGAGTACCGCACGATGCCGATGGTCTGGTACATCCCGCCGCTGTCGCCCGTCGTCGACGTGATCTCCTCCTCCGGCAACGACGGTGAGGACGCGAAGACCCTGTTCGCGGCGATCTCGAAGCTGCGGATCCCGCTCGAGTACCTCGCCGGGCTCTTCACCGCGGGCGACACGCGCCCGGTCGAGGCGTCGCTGCGCAAGCTCGCCGCGATGCGCTCGTACATGCGGGGCATCAACCTCGGAGAGGGCAAGGACGAGCGCATCGCCGACGCCGTCGGCATGACCGGCGAGACCCTCGAGGAGATGTACCGGTTGCTCGCGATCGCGAAGTACGAGGAGCGCTACGTGATCCCGGCCGCCCACACCGAGCAGGCCCGCGAACTCGACGAGCTCGCCTGCTCGCTCGACTACGACGGCGGCCCGGGCATGGGCGGCGCAGGCCCGTTCGGGTCCTCCAGCGGTCAGCAGGTGCCGGTCGCGGTCGAGAACTTCCACGCCCTGAAGAACCGGCAGACCGCCGACCGGCCGTCGACGCCCGGCCGGGTGAACCTCTTGAACTGGGACGGCAACGGAACGCCCGGCGGGCTGTTCCCCCCGAAGGGCGAGAAGAAATGA
- the narJ gene encoding nitrate reductase molybdenum cofactor assembly chaperone → MTARLRLPLQITLNRMPRPTQSLTLTRDQRRASQMAASLLLDYPGPGFAERLGAIEASVAALPAPIAAEFATFLDHARATPQAELEAQYVATFDVKRKCCLYLSYYTAGDTRRRGTALVAFLEAYRAAGWEFDADELPDFLPAVLELAARSDSPVASELIAAHREGLEVLRAALERLDSPYAAVVRAVCRSLPEIDDATRERVLALIDEGPPTETVGLSFLGNLPPFTPAGGPPEEVRT, encoded by the coding sequence ATGACGGCCCGCCTTCGCCTGCCGCTGCAGATCACGCTGAACCGGATGCCCCGGCCGACGCAGTCCCTGACCCTCACGCGCGACCAGCGCAGGGCGTCGCAGATGGCGGCGTCGCTGCTGCTCGACTACCCCGGGCCGGGCTTCGCCGAGCGGCTCGGCGCGATCGAGGCATCCGTCGCCGCGCTGCCCGCACCCATCGCGGCCGAGTTCGCGACCTTTCTCGACCATGCCCGCGCGACGCCGCAGGCCGAGCTCGAGGCGCAGTACGTGGCGACCTTCGATGTGAAGCGCAAGTGCTGCCTCTACCTCAGCTACTACACGGCGGGCGACACGAGGCGGCGGGGCACCGCGCTCGTCGCGTTCCTCGAGGCCTACCGGGCGGCGGGCTGGGAGTTCGACGCCGACGAGCTGCCCGACTTCCTGCCGGCCGTGCTCGAGCTCGCGGCGCGAAGCGACTCCCCGGTGGCATCCGAGCTGATCGCCGCGCATCGCGAAGGGCTCGAGGTGCTGCGCGCGGCACTCGAACGGCTCGACAGCCCCTATGCGGCGGTCGTTCGCGCCGTCTGCCGCTCGCTGCCCGAGATCGACGACGCGACCCGCGAACGCGTGCTCGCCCTCATCGACGAGGGGCCGCCGACCGAGACGGTCGGGCTGTCGTTCCTCGGCAACCTGCCGCCGTTCACCCCCGCCGGGGGCCCGCCCGAGGAGGTTCGCACGTGA
- the narI gene encoding respiratory nitrate reductase subunit gamma, whose protein sequence is MNALEIVLWVALPYAAFAVFVVGHIWRYRYDKFGWTTRSSQVYENRLLRWGSPMFHLGILFVIAGHFVGLIIPREWLYAIGIDEHMYHLGATALGTAAAVLTIAGLVILIYRRRTVGPVFLATTTMDKVMYVFLGATIAFGTAATVLHQVFGPGYEYRGTIGPWFRSLIGLQPQPELMADVPLAFQLHVITATLLFALWPFTRLVHVFSAPVGYLFRPYIVYRSRDAQRPNRPTRRGWEPVEQPDPKRLTKL, encoded by the coding sequence GTGAACGCACTCGAGATCGTGCTGTGGGTGGCGCTGCCCTACGCGGCGTTCGCCGTGTTCGTCGTCGGCCACATCTGGCGGTACCGCTACGACAAATTCGGCTGGACCACCCGGTCGAGCCAGGTCTACGAGAACCGGCTGCTTCGCTGGGGATCGCCCATGTTCCACCTCGGGATCCTCTTCGTCATCGCCGGGCACTTCGTGGGCCTCATCATCCCGCGCGAGTGGCTGTACGCGATCGGCATCGACGAGCACATGTACCACCTCGGAGCGACGGCGCTGGGCACGGCGGCCGCGGTGCTCACCATCGCGGGCCTCGTGATCCTCATCTACCGGCGCCGCACGGTCGGGCCGGTGTTCCTCGCGACGACCACGATGGACAAGGTCATGTACGTCTTCCTCGGTGCCACGATCGCGTTCGGCACGGCCGCGACCGTGCTGCACCAGGTGTTCGGGCCGGGGTACGAGTACCGCGGCACGATCGGACCGTGGTTCCGGAGCCTCATCGGCCTGCAGCCGCAGCCCGAGCTCATGGCCGACGTGCCGCTCGCGTTCCAGCTGCACGTGATCACCGCGACCTTGCTCTTCGCGCTCTGGCCGTTCACCCGGCTCGTGCACGTGTTCTCGGCCCCGGTCGGCTACCTCTTCCGCCCCTACATCGTCTACCGCTCCCGTGATGCCCAACGGCCCAACCGGCCCACCCGTCGCGGATGGGAGCCCGTCGAGCAGCCCGACCCCAAGCGGCTCACCAAGCTCTGA
- the pucL gene encoding factor-independent urate hydroxylase — protein sequence MPDRGIVLGPNRYGKAEVRVVKVARDTDRHEIEDLSVTSQLHGDFAAAHLSGDNSHVIPTDTQKNTIFAFARDGVGSPEAFLLRLADHFTSSFAWVDGGRWEAESYAWQRIVSHGAPHDHAFVRSGQGVRTAVVVADGDERHVLGGLKELTVLKTTQSGFEGFPRDRYTTLQETADRILATDVAARWRYVGTDVDYNAVYESVRGLLLEAFAERYSAALQTTLFEMGARVLEVHPEIGEIRFSMPNKHHFVVDLAPFGLDNPNEVFYAADRPYGLIEATVTRDGLAPAPAAWEGIAGFC from the coding sequence ATGCCCGACCGAGGGATCGTGCTCGGACCGAACCGGTACGGCAAGGCCGAGGTCCGCGTCGTCAAGGTCGCCCGCGACACCGATCGCCACGAGATCGAGGACCTCAGCGTCACGTCGCAGCTGCACGGCGACTTCGCCGCGGCGCACCTGTCGGGCGACAACTCGCACGTGATCCCGACCGACACGCAGAAGAACACGATCTTCGCGTTCGCGCGCGACGGCGTGGGTTCGCCCGAGGCGTTCCTGCTCCGCCTCGCCGATCACTTCACCTCCTCGTTCGCGTGGGTCGACGGCGGACGCTGGGAGGCCGAGAGCTACGCATGGCAGCGCATCGTGTCGCACGGAGCGCCGCACGACCACGCCTTCGTGCGGTCGGGGCAGGGGGTGCGCACGGCCGTCGTCGTCGCCGACGGCGACGAGCGGCACGTGCTCGGCGGGCTCAAGGAGCTCACGGTGCTGAAGACCACGCAGTCGGGCTTCGAGGGCTTCCCGAGGGACCGGTACACGACCCTGCAGGAGACGGCCGATCGGATCCTCGCCACGGATGTCGCGGCCCGCTGGCGGTACGTCGGCACCGACGTCGACTACAACGCGGTGTACGAGAGCGTGCGGGGGCTGCTGCTCGAGGCCTTCGCCGAGCGATACTCCGCCGCCCTGCAGACGACGCTCTTCGAGATGGGCGCTCGCGTGCTCGAGGTGCACCCCGAGATCGGCGAGATCCGCTTCTCGATGCCGAACAAGCACCACTTCGTCGTCGACCTCGCCCCGTTCGGGCTCGACAACCCCAACGAGGTGTTCTACGCGGCCGACCGGCCGTACGGACTCATCGAGGCCACGGTCACGCGCGACGGGCTCGCGCCCGCACCCGCGGCCTGGGAGGGCATCGCCGGCTTCTGCTGA
- the uraH gene encoding hydroxyisourate hydrolase gives MTASQITTHVLDTTVGRPAEGIRVELFMRAASGWSLVGSDTTDADGRATGLGPASVPVGEYRLHFDTGGFFAARGVDTFFPEVVLHFDVAEDGRHVHVPLLLSPFAYSTYRGS, from the coding sequence ATGACCGCCTCCCAGATCACCACACACGTGCTCGACACGACCGTCGGTCGACCGGCAGAAGGCATTCGCGTCGAGCTGTTCATGCGCGCGGCATCCGGCTGGAGCCTCGTCGGCTCCGACACGACCGACGCCGACGGCCGCGCGACGGGACTCGGCCCGGCTTCGGTTCCGGTCGGCGAGTATCGCCTGCACTTCGATACGGGCGGCTTCTTCGCCGCCCGCGGCGTCGACACGTTCTTTCCCGAGGTCGTGCTCCACTTCGACGTCGCCGAAGACGGGCGGCACGTTCACGTGCCGCTCCTGCTGAGCCCCTTCGCCTACTCGACCTACCGGGGGAGCTAG
- the uraD gene encoding 2-oxo-4-hydroxy-4-carboxy-5-ureidoimidazoline decarboxylase gives MKLEDFNGLDRRTAIEALRPCLDIPRWGEELADGRPYVSVAELASAADRAAAPFTAEEIDGALAHHPPIGRRADGATVEASLSRGEQSGVDPNDSAVAAALASGNLAYEARFGRVFLIRAAGRSASEMLALLDERLTNSAADEDVIVAEQLREIAVLRVKGLITA, from the coding sequence ATGAAGCTCGAGGATTTCAACGGACTCGACCGCCGAACGGCGATCGAGGCGTTGCGACCGTGCCTCGACATCCCGCGCTGGGGCGAGGAGCTCGCCGACGGCCGGCCGTACGTCTCGGTCGCCGAGCTCGCCTCTGCGGCCGACCGGGCCGCAGCGCCGTTCACCGCCGAGGAGATCGACGGCGCCCTCGCGCACCATCCGCCCATCGGCCGGCGGGCCGACGGCGCGACCGTCGAGGCGAGCCTGTCGCGCGGCGAGCAGTCGGGCGTCGACCCGAACGACAGCGCGGTCGCCGCCGCACTCGCGTCGGGCAACCTCGCGTACGAGGCGAGGTTCGGTCGGGTGTTCCTGATCCGTGCCGCCGGCCGGTCCGCGAGCGAGATGCTCGCGCTGCTCGACGAACGCCTCACGAACTCGGCCGCCGACGAAGACGTCATCGTCGCCGAGCAGCTGCGCGAGATCGCCGTGCTCCGAGTGAAGGGACTCATCACCGCATGA